A single window of Hylaeus volcanicus isolate JK05 chromosome 8, UHH_iyHylVolc1.0_haploid, whole genome shotgun sequence DNA harbors:
- the LOC128881663 gene encoding U3 small nucleolar RNA-associated protein 18 homolog — protein MSEASTRKHKMKTQKGAVDKTVTKKSMSTKTLYDRKFTAPLKKKRKNEYNPIEEARLERIVFGDPSDIIDNLSNDKDFVESDKHESIDNDISVDSDGNDDLNTQSDDVSIERRKKAVWVDEDDAQYSVQDATRAQNRKLPVDIPEKLYKDFLHNKYKQIVGTPKWADLKKVDKESDDLDNEILKHSCHLEKPKMKNLPKSIIDIKALTPINKQTHTEGPVVSSVEFHPSSTVALVAGSSGILSLFQVDGIENNKLHTMQYKKFPISTAKFFKDGTEVLVGSQYYPHCHSYNLITGKTYKIPLPHGITNMQKYEVSPDGKLLALCGRLGDIFLLTSSSKELVGTLKMNSKCKAVCFTPDGKTLITHGDSNEMYIWDVNSRSCIHRAVDDGCLSCSSIAMSPSGQFLATGSKEGVVNLYDTKTVLQNRQPAPLKIILNLVTSITSLKFNSYSEILAIASDKKYNAFKMVHLPSFTVFSNFPTFQTVISMPEAIDFSPGSGYLGISNRSGTAFLYRLKHYGNY, from the exons ATGAGTGAAGCGTCTACgagaaaacataaaatgaaaactcAAAAAGGAGCAGTAGATAAAACAGTTACTAAGAAAAGTATGTCTACGAAGACATTGTACGATCGAAAGTTTACTGCAcccttaaaaaagaaacgtaaaaatgaGTATAATCCGATAGAAGAAGCCAG GTTAGAAAGGATCGTATTCGGTGACCCAAGTGACATTATAGACAATTTATCAAATGACAAAGATTTCGTCGAATCGGATAAACACGAAAGTATCGATAATGACATTTCCGTGGATAGTGATGGAAATGATGATTTGAATACACAAAGTGATGATGTTTCTATAGAACGGCGGAAAAAAGCAGTATGGGTTGACGAGGATGATGCTCAATATTC AGTACAAGATGCTACAAGAGCACAAAATCGGAAATTACCTGTTGACATAccagaaaaattatataaagattttctacataacaaatataaacaaattgttgGTACTCCAAAATGGGCAGATCTTAAAAAAGTGGATAAAGAATCTGATGATTTagacaatgaaatattaaag CATAGTTGTCATTTAGAAAAacctaaaatgaaaaacttgCCAAAGAGCATAATTGATATAAAAGCATTGACTCCGATTAATAAGCAAACACACACAGAAGGACCTGTTGTATCAAGTGTTGAATTTCATCCATCTTCCACTGTAGCTCTTGTTGCTGGATCATCTGGAATTTTGTCTCTTTTTCAA gtagatggcattgaaaataataaattacacacAATGCAATATAAAAAGTTTCCCATTAGTACagcaaaatttttcaaagatgGTACAGAAGTTTTAGTTGGTTCTCAATATTATCCTCACTGTCAttcctataatttaattactggaaaaacatataaaataccaTTGCCTCATGGTATTACTAATATGCAG AAATATGAAGTATCTCCAGATGGAAAATTATTAGCCCTGTGTGGACGGTTgggagacatttttttattaacaagttCATCTAAAGAACTTGTTGgtactttgaaaatgaattcaaaatgTAAGGCAGTATGTTTCACTCCAGATGGTAAAACTCTCATCACACATGGTG ATAGCAATGAAATGTACATTTGGGATGTAAACAGTCGGTCATGCATACATCGCGCTGTAGATGATGGATGTCTGTCTTGTTCATCTATTGCAATGTCTCCAAGCGGCCAATTTTTGGCGACAGGTAGTAAAGAGGGCGTAGTTAATTTGTATGATACAAAAACAGTATTGCAAAATCGACAACCTGctccattaaaaattattctgaatCTCGTAACATCAATTactagtttaaaatttaattcttattcCGAAATATTAGCAATAGCTtcagataaaaaatataatgcatTTAAAATGGTACATTTACCATCATTTACCGTCTTTTCAAACTTTCCCACATTTCAAACAGTTATATCAATGCCAGAAGCTATTGATTTTTCACCAGGTAGCGGTTATTTAGGAATTTCCAACAGATCGGGTACTGCCTTTTTATACAGATTAAAGCATtatggaaattattaa